CGAGCAAGTCCGGCTTCACCCTGCGTCAGTGTAAGGCCGCGTTGCGCGCGTCGTTCACGATGAGCGAAAGCGAAGGGCTGCTCTACGAGCAGGCCGCCTTCGGTCTGAGTTTCTCCAGCGCCGATAAGGCTGAGGGCACCAAGGCCTTCGTCGAAAAACGCGACCCCAAGTGGTCGCATCGATAACTTTGGTTCTACGCGTGTAAGGTCCCGATAGTGATCGGGTTCGGGATTCTATCGACGGGGCAGAATATCTAAGATAGAAGTAACGCCAGATTCAGTCCGGCTTATATGGCAGATTCCCGGGCTGGCGTACTTCTAAGATGGACCTCGAACTTAGTGAAGCTCAATCCGGCGCGCGCGATCTTGCGCGGCGCTTCGCCCGCGAGAAACTCGAGCGCGTCGGCGTCGAAATCGACCGCACGCATGTCTTTCCGCATGCGGCAATCGCTGAACTCGCCGCGCTCGGCATGCTCGCCGTCTTCATTCCTGAAAAATACGGCGGCGCCGGGCTCGATAACGTCGCCTACGCGCTGGTGATCGAAGAGCTGGCGGTCGAATGCGCCTCGACCGCGGTGATTGTCTCGGCTCATTCGTCGCTCGCGCAGTGGCCGATCCTGGGCACCGGCAACGAGGGGCAGCGCGCGCACTTTCTGCCGAAGATGTGCGCCGGCGAGTGGCTCGGATGCTTCGCCCTGACTGAGCCGCAAGCCGGCTCCGACGCCGCGATGCAGAAGACGCGCGCCGTCCTCGACGGCGACAGCTATGTGATCAACGGCGTCAAAAATTTCATCACCAATGGTCCCGAAGCCGGGGTTTGCATCCTCTTCGCCAACACCGCGCCCGATAAGGGGGTCAAGGGGATTAGCGCCTTTGCGGTCGAGACCGCGTCGCCCGGCTTCGAGGTCACGCACATCGAAGAGAAGATGGGGATCAACGGCTCGCATAGCGCGCAGTTGAGCTTCTCCGAGTTGCGCGTGCCGCGCGAAAATCTGCTCGTCGGCGAGGGCGAGGGCTTCAAGGTCGCG
The Candidatus Binataceae bacterium genome window above contains:
- a CDS encoding acyl-CoA dehydrogenase family protein — translated: MDLELSEAQSGARDLARRFAREKLERVGVEIDRTHVFPHAAIAELAALGMLAVFIPEKYGGAGLDNVAYALVIEELAVECASTAVIVSAHSSLAQWPILGTGNEGQRAHFLPKMCAGEWLGCFALTEPQAGSDAAMQKTRAVLDGDSYVINGVKNFITNGPEAGVCILFANTAPDKGVKGISAFAVETASPGFEVTHIEEKMGINGSHSAQLSFSELRVPRENLLVGEGEGFKVAMKTLDGGRIGIAAQAIGIARASLEASLKYAHERQTFGSPLASYQAIQWKLADMAVEIDAARLLTLQAAARKDAGKSCTRESAMAKLFASEAAMKAAIEAVQIHGGYGYTKEFKVERYFRDAKITEIYEGTSEVQRMIIAGQVFQTR